From the genome of Miscanthus floridulus cultivar M001 chromosome 10, ASM1932011v1, whole genome shotgun sequence, one region includes:
- the LOC136485701 gene encoding S-type anion channel SLAH3-like — protein sequence MCMGVSSQAMLYKTLEMEPSTAFLRMSPGVNYVLWWVSAALMALVSFIYFLKVVFYFEAVRREFHHPIRVNFFFAPWIACLFLAKGLPEPVMSLHHAVWYQLMAPILFLDLKMYGQWMSGGEWRLSRVASPTTHLAVVGNFVGALLSARMGLREPTLFFFAVGTVHYVVLFVTLYQRLPTNVPLPRDLHPVFFLFVATPSVASVAWARISGEFGLGARVAYYVALFLYASLVARVSFFFRGVRFSLAWWAYTFPVTSAAIATAVYASAMTSALTQALAVGLSAVASVTVAGVLATTVYRAFVRRDLFPNDVSIAIRRRPKAKFGKILKRIRTSSADLKELVVSRHSGGGSASETSSVSERATRMVYGRARAEP from the coding sequence AGCCAGGCGATGCTGTATAAGACGCTGGAGATGGAACCTTCCACGGCGTTCCTCCGCATGAGCCCCGGCGTGAACTACGTGCTCTGGTGGGTCTCCGCCGCGCTCATGGCGCTCGTCTCCTTCATCTACTTCCTCAAGGTTGTCTTCTACTTCGAGGCGGTCCGGCGCGAGTTCCACCACCCGATCCGCGTCAACTTCTTCTTCGCCCCGTGGATCGCCTGCCTCTTCCTCGCGAAAGGCCTGCCGGAGCCCGTGATGTCGTTGCACCACGCGGTGTGGTACCAGCTGATGGCGCCCATCCTGTTCCTCGACCTCAAGATGTACGGGCAGTGGATGTCCGGCGGCGAGTGGCGGCTGTCCCGCGTGGCGAGCCCGACCACCCACCTGGCCGTCGTGGGCAACTTCGTCGGCGCGCTGCTCAGCGCACGGATGGGCCTCCGGGAGCCgacgctcttcttcttcgccgTCGGGACGGTGCACTACGTGGTCCTGTTCGTGACGCTGTACCAGCGGCTCCCCACCAACGTGCCGCTGCCGAGGGACCTCCACCCGGTGTTCTTCCTCTTCGTGGCCACGCCCAGCGTGGCGTCGGTGGCGTGGGCCAGGATCAGCGGCGAGTTCGGCCTCGGCGCCAGGGTCGCCTACTACGTCGCGCTCTTCCTCTACGCGTCGCTGGTGGCGCGCGTCAGCTTCTTCTTCCGGGGCGTCCGCTTCTCGCTGGCGTGGTGGGCGTACACGTTCCCGGTGACCAgcgccgccatcgccaccgcggtcTACGCGTCCGCGATGACCAGCGCGCTCACCCAGGCGCTTGCGGTCGGGCTGTCGGCGGTCGCGTCCGTCACCGTCGCCGGCGTGCTGGCCACTACCGTGTACCGCGCGTTCGTGCGCCGGGACCTGTTCCCCAACGACGTGTCCATCGCCATCCGGCGGCGGCCCAAGGCCAAGTTCGGCAAGATCCTCAAGCGCATCCGCACGTCCAGCGCCGACCTCAAGGAGCTCGTCGTCTCCAGGCACAGCGGCGGAGGGTCGGCGTCGGAGACGAGCAGCGTCAGCGAGCGGGCCACCCGAATGGTGTACGGCCGCGCCAGAGCAGAGCCGTAG